A region of Salmo salar chromosome ssa17, Ssal_v3.1, whole genome shotgun sequence DNA encodes the following proteins:
- the ldhb gene encoding L-lactate dehydrogenase B chain (The RefSeq protein has 1 substitution compared to this genomic sequence), which yields MSSVMQKLLTPVASGPAEPPRNKVTVVGVGMVGMACAVSVLLRDLADELALVDVMEDKLKGELMDLQHGSLFLKTSKIVADKDYAVTANSRIVVVSAGVRQQEGESRLNLVQRNVNIFKHIIPQIVKHSPNCTLIVVSNPVDVLTYVTWKLSGLPKHRVIGSGTNLDSARFRFLMAERLGIHASSFNGWVLGEHGDTSVPVWSGVNVAGVNLQKLNPEFGLDGDKEDWKATHKAVVDSAYEVIKLKGYTNWAIGLSVADLTESIIKNMSRIHPVSTMVKDMYGIGEEVFLSLPCVLNSNGVGSVINMTLTDAEVGQLKKSAETLWGIQKDLKDI from the exons ATGTCGTCTGTGATGCAGAAGTTGCTCACCCCCGTGGCCAGCGGCCCCGCGGAGCCTCCCAGGAACAAGGTGACCGTGGTGGGGGTGGGCATGGTGGGTATGGCCTGTGCCGTCAGCGTCCTCCTCAGG GACTTGGCTGATGAGCTGGCTCTGGTTGATGTGATGGAGGATAAGCTGAAGGGAGAGTTGATGGACCTGCAGCACGGGAGCCTCTTCCTAAAGACGTCTAAGATAGTCGCTGACAAAG ATTATGCCGTAACGGCTAACTCCCGCATCGTGGTTGTGTCCGCTGGCGTGCgtcagcaggagggagagagcaggctcAACCTGGTTCAGAGGAACGTCAATATCTTCAAACACATCATCCCACAGATTGTCAAACACTCCCCCAACTGCACCCTTATTGTGGTGTCCAACCCAg TGGATGTGCTGACCTATGTGACGTGGAAGTTGAGTGGCTTGCCCAAACACCGTGTCATCGGCAGCGGCACCAACCTGGACTCCGCCCGCTTCCGTTTCCTGATGGCTGAGCGCCTGGGCATCCATGCCTCCAGTTTCAACGGATGGGTGCTGGGAGAACACGGCGATACCAGTG TCCCTGTGTGGAGCGGTGTCAATGTGGCTGGAGTCAACTTGCAGAAGCTGAACCCAGAGTTTGGCCTTGATGGAGACAAGGAGGACTGGAAGGCCACCCACAAGGCAGTGGTCGACAG TGCCTACGAGGTGATCAAGCTGAAGGGGTACACTAACTGGGCCATCGGCCTGAGTGTGGCGGATCTCACTGAGAGCATCATCAAGAACATGAGCAGGATCCATCCTGTCTCCACCATGGTCAAG GACATGTATGGTATTGGCGAGGAGGTGTTCCTGTCCCTGCCATGTGTGCTGAACAGCAACGGAGTGGGCAGCGTGATCAATATGACCCTGACTGACGCTGAGGTGGGACAGCTGAAGAAAAGCGCAGACACACTCTGGGGCATCCAGAAGGACCTCAAGGACATCTAG